In Spirosoma aureum, a single genomic region encodes these proteins:
- a CDS encoding sensor histidine kinase: protein MIFEYQPDLPSTRGCKVLQILLLIYAASIAVLSANAQPFMCRQFSANDGLPSSYCFASLQDRDGYLWVGTYGGVGRFDGATFKNFTVNNGLVNNQALSLFQDKDQNIWIGTFNGISIWKQGRFQNITSAGNVPIERVFGITQDRDGRIWATSAQGLLCFDNPGATPKLFQRDVQNQPVSHLWGVSQLPSGQLLVSNTYHLFLFDKNRFTEVKYPNGKPIEARCLVRIGNRMLIGTYEQGILEYKSGTATPLYSAILPSKLRVFDILTDKRQRLWLATNQGAICIDKGKVTQLNTQNSLPSDKCLGISKDTEGNIWLTSPEGLIQCRERFIDVFTKANGLLNDEVYSLGKDKNGIIYFGGCNGAFTAYQRGRLFQPFPSFTGTKPSGLPIHFTRFDHKGNLWLSCDADGVFKFSSSQINKITSTGKFCSAFLEDTLHDIIWMGNREKLFRYQQGQWTTIDSPPAMAVDDILALYQDKQNRIWIGTYGLRIFDGKRWTDVSKKTNTEQVFIQSIKTDSEGAIWVGTIGKGIRKIRLDEKGAIVSVETITTRQGLQNDSVLDLEFDHEGQLWVGSFGGIMRIDLKRPKEKGQFRSRIFNRNSGILDNTWQIVSFLKDNDGNLWAGTSKGAMRFVLSAIPKTSMSPPVHIVSAQLAQNTHEPSTGASTIVANEELPYFQNSLNFQFTGISLSDPSGIRYTYKLAGLPGASWSALSSQNSITANNLSPNAYVLHVKAINADGVESRQEATFAFTITPPFWQTWWFRSLLALLVASAIWAIVQIRIRFLNEKHKTALQISEWKLKALQSQMNPHFIFNSLNSIQNFIITNKAIEGVKYLSKFSKLVRKILENSNYQQMKLEQVIETLKMYVELEAMRFNNEFSYQFIIDDADSLYDTLLPPMLFQPFVENAIWHGLMPKTGDKLLRIQVEKQADTLLCIIEDNGVGRAKSSKKEGHTSRGESITKDTFDAFNQQMGKEATLTIIDKVEPLTGTRVEIRIPL, encoded by the coding sequence ATGATCTTTGAGTACCAGCCTGACCTACCAAGCACAAGAGGCTGTAAGGTATTGCAAATTCTGCTACTGATTTACGCAGCGTCAATTGCTGTTTTGAGCGCTAACGCCCAACCATTTATGTGTCGGCAATTTTCGGCCAACGATGGGCTACCCTCATCTTATTGTTTTGCTTCACTTCAGGATCGCGATGGCTATTTATGGGTTGGTACGTATGGTGGAGTAGGGCGATTCGATGGGGCAACTTTCAAAAATTTCACTGTTAACAACGGATTAGTTAACAACCAGGCACTTAGCTTATTCCAGGATAAAGACCAAAATATCTGGATTGGCACCTTCAACGGCATTAGCATCTGGAAACAGGGCCGCTTCCAAAATATTACCTCAGCAGGCAACGTACCGATTGAACGGGTTTTCGGAATCACTCAGGATCGGGACGGACGTATTTGGGCTACCAGTGCTCAGGGCCTGCTTTGCTTCGATAACCCCGGCGCAACGCCGAAGCTTTTTCAACGCGATGTACAGAATCAACCTGTCAGTCATCTTTGGGGGGTTAGCCAATTGCCTTCCGGACAGTTACTGGTCAGTAATACCTACCACCTTTTTTTATTCGATAAAAATCGATTTACCGAAGTAAAATACCCCAACGGTAAACCCATTGAAGCACGCTGTCTGGTACGTATCGGCAACCGGATGCTGATTGGCACCTACGAACAGGGTATACTCGAATACAAATCAGGAACGGCTACTCCGCTGTATTCGGCGATACTTCCCTCTAAACTGCGCGTGTTCGACATTTTGACCGATAAGCGTCAGCGATTGTGGCTGGCAACCAACCAGGGCGCGATTTGCATTGACAAGGGCAAAGTCACCCAACTTAACACGCAAAACAGTCTACCCAGCGATAAATGTCTGGGCATAAGTAAGGATACCGAAGGAAACATATGGCTCACCTCGCCGGAGGGGTTAATTCAGTGCAGAGAGCGGTTTATTGATGTTTTCACCAAAGCCAACGGGTTGCTGAATGACGAAGTCTATTCGCTTGGCAAAGACAAAAATGGCATCATTTATTTTGGCGGCTGCAATGGAGCCTTTACGGCTTACCAGCGTGGCCGGCTTTTTCAGCCATTCCCGTCTTTTACCGGAACAAAACCCAGCGGCCTCCCTATTCATTTTACCAGGTTCGACCATAAGGGTAATTTATGGCTTTCCTGTGATGCCGATGGCGTTTTCAAATTCAGTAGCAGTCAGATCAACAAAATAACGTCGACCGGAAAATTCTGTTCGGCCTTCCTGGAAGATACCCTTCACGACATCATTTGGATGGGCAACCGGGAAAAATTATTTAGATACCAGCAGGGTCAATGGACGACGATTGATTCACCCCCGGCTATGGCCGTCGATGATATCCTGGCCCTGTATCAGGACAAGCAAAATCGAATATGGATTGGCACGTACGGTCTACGCATTTTCGACGGTAAACGCTGGACGGATGTGTCTAAAAAAACAAATACTGAACAGGTATTTATTCAGTCCATAAAAACTGACTCCGAAGGCGCTATCTGGGTGGGTACGATTGGCAAAGGCATCCGCAAAATAAGGTTAGACGAGAAGGGAGCCATCGTTTCGGTTGAGACAATTACGACACGCCAGGGTCTACAGAATGACAGTGTCCTCGATCTGGAATTTGATCATGAAGGGCAATTATGGGTAGGATCATTTGGCGGTATTATGCGTATTGACCTGAAACGGCCTAAAGAAAAAGGGCAGTTCAGATCCCGAATTTTTAACCGGAATAGTGGCATTCTTGACAATACATGGCAGATCGTATCCTTCCTGAAAGACAATGACGGCAACCTATGGGCAGGCACTTCAAAAGGAGCCATGCGGTTCGTTCTATCAGCAATTCCAAAGACTTCGATGAGCCCTCCAGTCCATATTGTTTCAGCTCAGTTGGCGCAAAACACGCATGAACCGTCGACCGGTGCCAGCACTATAGTTGCCAACGAGGAATTGCCTTATTTTCAGAATTCGCTCAATTTTCAATTTACAGGTATCAGTTTAAGCGACCCATCCGGAATTCGTTATACCTATAAGCTCGCTGGCCTGCCCGGAGCTTCCTGGTCGGCATTGTCGAGCCAAAACAGCATTACGGCCAATAACCTATCGCCAAATGCCTATGTTCTGCACGTAAAAGCCATCAATGCCGATGGGGTAGAGAGTCGTCAGGAGGCAACATTTGCGTTTACCATTACTCCCCCTTTCTGGCAAACCTGGTGGTTCCGTAGCCTGCTTGCCTTATTGGTAGCCAGTGCAATTTGGGCGATCGTTCAGATTAGAATTCGCTTCCTGAACGAAAAGCATAAAACAGCGCTCCAGATTAGCGAGTGGAAGCTAAAAGCGCTCCAGAGTCAGATGAATCCGCACTTTATTTTCAACTCCCTCAATTCCATTCAAAATTTCATTATTACCAATAAAGCGATTGAAGGCGTGAAATATCTCTCTAAATTTTCTAAACTAGTCAGGAAGATTTTAGAGAATTCGAATTACCAGCAAATGAAACTAGAGCAGGTGATCGAAACCCTGAAAATGTATGTCGAACTGGAAGCCATGCGGTTCAATAATGAGTTTAGTTATCAATTTATTATCGACGACGCGGATAGTCTCTATGATACGTTACTACCGCCCATGCTGTTTCAGCCTTTTGTGGAAAATGCGATATGGCACGGATTAATGCCCAAAACTGGCGACAAACTACTCCGCATACAGGTTGAAAAACAAGCCGATACCCTACTTTGCATTATTGAAGACAATGGTGTTGGTCGAGCCAAAAGCAGTAAAAAAGAAGGACACACCTCCCGTGGTGAATCGATCACCAAAGACACATTCGATGCCTTTAATCAGCAGATGGGGAAAGAGGCAACGCTGACCATCATTGATAAAGTAGAACCATTGACCGGTACCAGGGTAGAAATCAGAATTCCTCTGTAA
- a CDS encoding glycoside hydrolase family 9 protein: MMSRLLLFLCLSVALSAFVLRANESAVIRVNLLGYRPSSLKTAVWGSLTEKKTARFQIVNAETDQVVWQREVGQAFGAYGPFQQTYRLNFSAFRQPGRFYLRTDEGTRSPTFRIDENVYDGAADFCLRYMRQQRSGYNPFLKDSCHTHDGYTMYGPMPDSTHIDASGGWHDASDYLQYVTTSANATYHLLAALRDFPEAFSDQHQTNGLAGANGQPDVLDEARWGLDWLLKMHPTDDWLFNQLGDDRDHAGLRIPKEDNFYGKGFERPVYFATGEPQGLFKYKNRATGVASTAGKVSSALALGYQLMRKLPADYADRSYIDRLRQRAQSAYKLGEQKPGNAQTAPGRAPYFYEEDNYVDDMELAAVEQLNLSGATSKQAGQWRNTALKFARQEPVTPWIENDTARHYQWYPFVNIGHAELAKRFPASQRKTVTDFYKRGIETVWQRAKQNAFYRGVPFIWCSNNLTTSFATQCLWYRQLTNDQQYAAFEQANFDWLFGCNPWGTSFVYGLPANADTPADPHSAFTHLKQYPIDGGLVDGPVRGSIYKNLIGITLHEPDEFAAFQSDLAVYHDDFGDYSTNEPTMDGTASLVYLLAAKQSEKRPKPTASTQSLAAGNQQANVDSKSTYFKGAKIRGDTSVRQLALVFTGDEFGDGGTTIARVLRKHNVRASFFLTGRFLRNRANASLVQQLRRDGHYIGPHSDQHLLYCDWTKRDSLLVTHEQFSKDLRANYAALGRFGIQRSKAKLFLPPYEWYNDSISVWTERAGLQLINYTPGTLSHADYTTPEESNYRDSETILQSIQTYKQRTGTGLNGFILLMHIGTDPARTDKLYNHLDDLLTELQTSSYQLVKVNQL; encoded by the coding sequence ATGATGAGTCGTTTGCTTCTTTTTCTGTGTCTATCGGTCGCTCTGTCTGCGTTTGTTTTGCGCGCCAATGAATCAGCGGTTATCCGGGTTAATTTATTGGGTTATCGACCTTCCAGCCTTAAAACAGCCGTGTGGGGAAGCCTGACGGAGAAGAAAACGGCCCGATTTCAGATCGTCAATGCCGAGACCGATCAGGTTGTCTGGCAACGTGAGGTCGGACAGGCTTTCGGCGCGTACGGTCCATTCCAGCAGACGTACCGGCTCAACTTTTCGGCATTCCGGCAACCGGGTCGTTTTTACCTTCGCACCGATGAAGGCACACGGTCACCTACATTCCGCATTGACGAGAACGTATACGATGGGGCGGCTGATTTCTGCCTGCGTTACATGCGTCAGCAACGCAGTGGCTATAACCCCTTTCTGAAAGACTCCTGCCACACGCACGATGGCTATACGATGTATGGCCCTATGCCCGATAGTACCCACATCGATGCGTCCGGAGGCTGGCACGATGCGTCAGACTATCTTCAATATGTGACAACGTCCGCCAATGCAACTTATCATCTGCTGGCCGCCCTCCGCGACTTTCCGGAGGCCTTTTCCGATCAACACCAGACAAACGGCCTGGCGGGAGCGAACGGGCAACCCGATGTGCTCGACGAAGCGCGCTGGGGGCTCGACTGGCTCCTTAAAATGCACCCAACCGACGATTGGCTGTTCAATCAGTTGGGCGATGATCGTGATCATGCAGGGTTACGTATTCCGAAAGAAGACAATTTTTACGGCAAGGGCTTTGAACGCCCCGTTTATTTTGCGACGGGTGAGCCACAGGGTCTGTTTAAATACAAAAATCGGGCAACGGGTGTCGCGTCTACAGCCGGAAAAGTTAGCAGTGCACTGGCTCTGGGCTACCAACTGATGCGTAAACTTCCAGCGGATTATGCTGATCGGAGCTATATTGACCGGCTTCGGCAGCGGGCGCAATCGGCTTATAAACTCGGGGAACAAAAACCCGGAAACGCACAAACGGCTCCCGGACGGGCACCTTATTTTTACGAAGAAGATAATTACGTGGATGATATGGAGCTGGCAGCCGTTGAGCAATTAAATCTGTCGGGGGCTACCAGCAAACAGGCTGGGCAATGGCGCAACACCGCGCTGAAGTTTGCCCGACAGGAACCCGTTACACCCTGGATCGAGAATGATACGGCACGCCATTATCAATGGTATCCGTTCGTCAATATCGGTCATGCTGAGTTAGCCAAAAGGTTCCCCGCCAGTCAGCGAAAAACGGTTACTGATTTCTATAAACGAGGTATCGAAACGGTTTGGCAACGGGCCAAACAAAATGCATTTTATCGGGGAGTCCCTTTCATCTGGTGCAGCAACAACCTGACAACCTCCTTCGCAACTCAATGCCTCTGGTATCGGCAGCTTACCAACGATCAGCAATATGCTGCCTTCGAACAGGCCAATTTCGACTGGCTGTTTGGCTGCAATCCGTGGGGAACGAGTTTTGTGTATGGCCTGCCCGCCAATGCCGATACACCAGCCGATCCGCATTCGGCATTTACTCATTTGAAACAATACCCCATTGACGGTGGCCTCGTTGACGGCCCAGTACGAGGTAGTATTTACAAAAACCTGATCGGTATTACGCTCCATGAGCCCGACGAGTTTGCTGCTTTTCAAAGTGATCTGGCAGTCTACCACGATGACTTTGGTGACTACAGCACCAATGAACCCACGATGGACGGTACGGCATCGCTGGTTTACCTACTGGCCGCTAAACAGTCCGAAAAACGACCGAAACCAACCGCAAGCACCCAATCATTGGCTGCGGGAAATCAGCAGGCAAATGTGGATTCAAAGTCTACTTACTTCAAGGGCGCTAAAATTCGGGGCGATACGAGCGTCCGGCAACTTGCCCTGGTTTTTACAGGCGACGAATTCGGCGATGGTGGTACTACGATTGCCCGTGTTCTGCGAAAACATAACGTACGAGCGTCGTTCTTTCTGACTGGACGCTTTTTACGTAATCGGGCCAACGCTTCCTTAGTGCAGCAGCTTCGTCGCGATGGGCATTATATTGGTCCTCACTCAGATCAGCACCTACTCTATTGCGACTGGACCAAGCGCGATAGTTTACTGGTAACCCATGAGCAATTTAGTAAAGATCTACGGGCAAATTACGCAGCTCTGGGCCGGTTTGGCATCCAGCGAAGTAAAGCAAAATTGTTTTTACCGCCCTACGAATGGTATAATGACAGCATCTCGGTTTGGACAGAACGTGCAGGCTTACAACTCATTAACTACACACCCGGCACCTTAAGTCATGCCGATTACACCACACCTGAGGAAAGTAATTACCGAGACAGCGAGACAATCCTTCAGTCCATTCAGACGTACAAGCAACGGACAGGCACGGGCCTGAATGGGTTTATTTTACTGATGCACATCGGGACGGACCCTGCTCGTACAGATAAACTTTACAATCATCTGGATGACTTGTTGACAGAGCTTCAAACCAGCTCTTACCAACTGGTAAAGGTCAATCAGTTATAA
- a CDS encoding DMT family transporter, whose translation MFTQSPARKWAYFLALSIIWGSSYILLKKGLESFSYLAAATIRLVSAGLVFLPFGLAYFRKIPSGKWPLVVLSGLLSSLIPSYLFSLSQEHIQSSTAGILLAITPSFTFLSALFFVRKTYSSLQILGLFLGLFCSITLSLLSSTGLNLSINGYVFLVVIATLCYGININLVKQYLADVPPLHLSTVSVTLNGLIAFLFVYLPNQQLFQFTPDTINACLALVTLGVVGTALAQVLHVKLIYSSSPLFASAITYLIPVVAIFWGILDNESFTIIHFMACLGILASVYLIRQEANQIA comes from the coding sequence ATGTTCACACAATCGCCAGCCAGAAAATGGGCATATTTTCTGGCCCTCTCTATCATTTGGGGTAGTAGCTACATCCTGCTTAAAAAAGGATTGGAAAGTTTCAGTTATCTAGCCGCAGCAACAATTCGCTTAGTGTCAGCGGGGTTGGTATTTCTTCCGTTTGGCTTAGCTTACTTCCGAAAGATTCCTTCCGGCAAATGGCCCCTGGTCGTATTGTCCGGTTTGCTCAGTTCGCTGATTCCCTCCTATCTATTCAGTCTATCGCAGGAACATATACAGAGTTCAACGGCGGGTATTCTGCTGGCGATAACGCCTTCCTTTACCTTTCTAAGCGCTCTTTTTTTCGTCAGAAAAACATACTCATCCCTTCAGATTCTGGGGCTATTCCTGGGTCTATTCTGTTCGATCACCTTAAGTCTATTGTCCTCAACCGGCCTAAATCTATCGATCAATGGATACGTGTTTCTGGTAGTCATTGCCACCTTATGTTATGGGATCAATATTAATCTTGTCAAACAGTATTTAGCCGATGTTCCACCCCTGCATTTAAGCACAGTGAGCGTAACCCTCAATGGCCTGATCGCTTTCCTGTTTGTTTATCTGCCCAATCAGCAACTATTTCAGTTTACGCCAGACACAATAAATGCCTGTCTGGCTTTAGTAACGCTGGGCGTTGTTGGAACGGCTTTGGCTCAGGTGCTTCACGTAAAATTGATTTATAGTTCGTCGCCATTATTTGCCAGCGCAATTACGTATCTGATACCCGTTGTAGCGATTTTCTGGGGTATTCTGGACAATGAATCCTTTACAATAATTCATTTTATGGCCTGTCTGGGCATATTAGCATCGGTATACCTGATTCGTCAGGAGGCTAACCAGATTGCCTAA
- a CDS encoding cupin domain-containing protein, with amino-acid sequence MKSILLLSIALIISITSRLSAQHTHTASAGNSEVSFAIIRQQVLADKGLENREVKLLIVDFPPNSTSTAHRHPCPTFGYVLEGEIESVFEGKTYLYKKGDSFYEETNGLHSSARNNHPIAPAKLLVFFLAEKGKPTSVPEKK; translated from the coding sequence ATGAAATCAATTCTTCTCTTAAGCATTGCTCTGATCATTTCCATAACCAGTAGGCTTTCAGCACAACACACGCATACAGCCAGCGCCGGAAATTCGGAGGTAAGTTTTGCGATTATCCGTCAACAGGTTCTGGCGGATAAAGGGCTTGAAAATCGGGAAGTTAAGCTATTGATTGTCGATTTCCCGCCCAATAGTACTTCAACAGCCCATCGGCATCCCTGCCCAACTTTCGGCTATGTGCTCGAAGGCGAAATTGAATCCGTTTTTGAGGGGAAAACCTATTTGTACAAAAAAGGCGATTCGTTTTATGAAGAAACGAATGGTTTGCACAGTTCAGCCCGCAATAATCATCCAATTGCTCCTGCTAAACTGCTGGTATTCTTCCTTGCCGAAAAAGGCAAACCGACCTCCGTGCCCGAAAAAAAGTAA
- a CDS encoding carboxymuconolactone decarboxylase family protein encodes MKARMHIKSVEPRVYKAMLEAEKQMATFNIDPKLNELIKLRVSQLNGCGYCLNMHARDARKLGETEQRLYTLSAWWETPFFTETEQAVLRLAEELTQLTNRGISDEVYAKALSLLGEQTLAQVIFAIITINSWNRIAISTHLVADQD; translated from the coding sequence ATGAAAGCAAGAATGCATATTAAGTCGGTTGAACCACGGGTTTATAAAGCTATGCTGGAAGCCGAAAAACAGATGGCGACGTTTAATATCGATCCAAAACTCAATGAACTGATTAAGCTAAGAGTCTCACAGTTAAATGGTTGTGGCTATTGTCTCAACATGCACGCCAGAGATGCCCGGAAACTGGGAGAAACCGAACAGCGGCTTTATACGCTGAGTGCGTGGTGGGAAACGCCGTTCTTTACCGAAACCGAACAGGCCGTTCTGCGACTTGCCGAAGAGCTGACACAACTCACCAATCGGGGCATTTCTGACGAAGTTTATGCGAAAGCATTAAGTCTGTTGGGAGAGCAAACCTTGGCGCAGGTAATTTTTGCGATCATCACGATCAATAGCTGGAACCGCATTGCCATTTCAACCCATTTAGTGGCCGATCAGGATTAA
- the pdxR gene encoding MocR-like pyridoxine biosynthesis transcription factor PdxR yields MMFLNDLVTIDKAADTAVYLQIANAIIQAIRRGRLRSRSKLPGSRELANALNVHRKTTVAAYEELLAQGWLEMIPRKGTFVVQDLPEIKPRKLKQAETSVAYPEKTIFSIDEKRFVQFPALGFPDTKKLIINDGFPDMRLLPNELFLRELRSMGKQPAFKKYNMYGRAEGTDYLRDTLASFLRETRGLPISAANVMITRGAQMGIYMAASLLLKPGDQVIVGEPSYFAATLTFQQAGASINRVPVDESGLAIDAVERLCQTKKIRLLYVIPHHHHPTTVTLSPERRIRLLELAATYKFALIEDDYDYDFHYTSNPVLPMASLDHHGSVIYIGTLSKTLVPAIRIGFIVAPENFIKAVANLRMGIDRQGDSMMEVAIAELYRNGTIGRHIRKVVNIYRERRDHFSALLTENLGQRVSFRIPDGGMSVWTRFNYSDLRTVSAKAFQKGLIMSDGQRYNTGTINYNSARLGFASLNLAEQERAIDIIVKCL; encoded by the coding sequence ATGATGTTCCTGAACGACCTTGTTACCATCGATAAAGCAGCCGATACGGCTGTCTATTTGCAGATTGCCAATGCTATTATTCAGGCTATTCGCAGAGGGCGTTTGCGAAGCCGATCGAAGTTGCCAGGCTCACGCGAACTGGCGAACGCCCTGAATGTTCATCGCAAAACGACAGTAGCGGCTTATGAGGAGCTGCTGGCGCAGGGCTGGCTGGAAATGATTCCCAGAAAGGGCACGTTTGTCGTACAGGACCTGCCCGAAATAAAGCCCAGAAAGCTTAAACAGGCGGAGACGTCAGTTGCTTATCCCGAAAAGACAATCTTTTCCATTGATGAAAAACGATTCGTCCAGTTTCCGGCCTTAGGGTTTCCGGATACAAAAAAATTGATTATCAATGATGGGTTTCCGGATATGCGTTTGCTTCCTAATGAGTTATTTTTGAGGGAGTTGAGGAGTATGGGTAAGCAGCCTGCTTTTAAAAAATACAACATGTATGGCCGGGCAGAAGGAACAGATTACTTACGCGATACACTGGCCAGTTTTTTGCGTGAAACCCGTGGATTGCCGATTTCGGCAGCCAACGTTATGATAACCCGAGGGGCGCAAATGGGCATCTATATGGCTGCCAGCCTGCTGCTTAAACCGGGTGATCAGGTGATTGTGGGCGAGCCCAGCTATTTTGCCGCAACGCTTACATTTCAGCAGGCTGGAGCCAGCATTAATCGGGTGCCTGTAGATGAAAGTGGCCTTGCTATTGATGCCGTTGAGCGGCTTTGCCAGACGAAAAAGATACGACTGTTGTATGTAATTCCGCACCACCACCATCCAACAACGGTGACGCTTTCGCCCGAACGACGCATTCGGCTGCTAGAACTGGCGGCAACCTACAAATTCGCCCTTATTGAAGACGATTACGACTACGATTTTCATTACACAAGTAATCCAGTACTGCCAATGGCTAGCCTCGACCACCACGGCAGCGTGATCTACATTGGAACATTAAGTAAAACCCTTGTTCCGGCCATACGGATTGGCTTTATCGTAGCGCCTGAAAACTTTATAAAGGCCGTTGCGAACCTTCGAATGGGTATTGACCGGCAGGGCGACAGCATGATGGAAGTTGCCATTGCAGAGCTGTATCGTAATGGAACCATTGGGCGACACATTCGGAAAGTGGTCAATATTTACCGCGAGCGCCGGGATCATTTCAGTGCATTATTGACGGAAAACCTGGGCCAGCGGGTTTCGTTTCGCATACCAGATGGCGGCATGTCAGTCTGGACACGATTCAACTATAGCGATTTACGGACTGTATCTGCCAAAGCCTTTCAGAAAGGCCTGATTATGAGCGACGGCCAGCGGTATAATACCGGAACGATAAACTACAACTCAGCCCGTTTAGGCTTTGCTTCCCTGAATCTGGCTGAACAGGAGAGAGCCATAGACATTATAGTCAAGTGTCTTTGA
- a CDS encoding DUF3592 domain-containing protein, translating to MKFKIDGSLIFFGLFALVGTVFAIAAFINWRSTQRIVQTGIETKGYVIDTRYSRDKKGRTTTAQAPVVQFVTSAGKPITYYSQTYTTPASFNVGDTVTLWYMPDNPQENITLEGVDGWLLPGVFGLFGVVFSLIGYPALISSVLKAFKG from the coding sequence ATGAAATTTAAAATCGATGGCAGCCTGATTTTTTTTGGGTTGTTTGCTCTGGTAGGTACTGTTTTTGCCATTGCGGCCTTCATAAACTGGCGGTCGACGCAGCGGATCGTTCAAACCGGTATCGAAACCAAGGGCTATGTGATTGACACGCGTTACAGCCGTGATAAAAAAGGCCGGACAACGACCGCCCAAGCTCCGGTCGTGCAGTTTGTAACATCAGCAGGAAAGCCGATCACGTATTATTCACAGACGTATACCACACCTGCCAGCTTTAATGTGGGCGATACTGTAACGCTTTGGTATATGCCCGATAATCCGCAGGAGAACATAACACTTGAAGGAGTAGATGGCTGGCTTTTGCCCGGCGTATTTGGCTTGTTTGGCGTTGTTTTTTCGCTAATTGGTTATCCAGCATTGATCAGTTCAGTACTTAAAGCATTTAAGGGATAA
- a CDS encoding DUF5020 family protein — protein MKTALVILALFSALTGVAQQLQFHYDFRHSIDPDLNKRNFASLTFEYFKANDSTGSFLLKTQTDFSGENNNIGQLFLQVSKNLRYWRPKVYLTFTYSGGLGVAPPAYGYYLTNSFGLGIAYPFQWKGAWFSASAVYRYNAFPQPSHDPQVTFYFGKGFFQYKLMVAGSLVGWSENRNQGTDFTASQSGKKIAFFGDPQIWLKVSKTLSVGSRINLFYHTLTIENQVQVYPTLALKNQF, from the coding sequence ATGAAAACAGCCCTGGTGATTCTTGCACTCTTTTCTGCCCTGACTGGCGTAGCCCAGCAACTCCAGTTTCATTATGATTTCAGGCATTCGATCGACCCTGATCTGAACAAACGGAATTTCGCATCACTCACGTTCGAATACTTCAAGGCAAATGATTCGACCGGATCCTTTCTCTTAAAAACACAAACCGACTTTAGTGGCGAAAATAACAATATCGGACAGCTATTTTTGCAAGTCTCCAAAAATCTACGCTATTGGCGTCCTAAGGTCTATCTGACGTTCACCTACAGTGGTGGGCTAGGTGTGGCTCCACCCGCTTATGGGTATTACCTGACCAATTCGTTCGGCTTAGGTATTGCCTATCCATTTCAGTGGAAAGGGGCCTGGTTTAGCGCCAGTGCTGTTTATCGCTACAATGCGTTTCCGCAGCCAAGTCATGATCCACAGGTTACGTTTTATTTCGGAAAAGGATTTTTTCAGTACAAACTCATGGTGGCGGGGAGCCTGGTTGGATGGAGTGAGAACCGAAACCAGGGCACTGATTTTACGGCCAGTCAATCTGGCAAAAAAATCGCTTTTTTCGGTGATCCACAGATCTGGCTTAAGGTGTCGAAAACACTTTCCGTCGGATCAAGAATCAATCTTTTCTATCATACACTAACGATCGAAAACCAGGTGCAGGTTTACCCGACGCTGGCACTGAAAAACCAGTTTTAA